In Helianthus annuus cultivar XRQ/B chromosome 3, HanXRQr2.0-SUNRISE, whole genome shotgun sequence, a single window of DNA contains:
- the LOC110931471 gene encoding uncharacterized protein LOC110931471 produces MSDGNDDNPVQTSTEQMKEIIAEEVGKAMEGSLSGFIDKIQSTVLSLVEERVKRLEDTVNLMKDKTGERKGCSYKEFMACKPPIYNGEVDPIICQRWLSDVEGVFERTHCDVGDFVAYGTGQLRNQAKDWWDNKKREIGAEAARVMTWDEFKVPFLKHHSPKAVINRIKEEFIQLRQRRESIDKITSIFMDKLRFCDELLTTEEQKIYYYYNMLSAEYREFMTPSKYETLTEIINVAQEREIELKKQVERGERRAHDVNPSPTKKARTGESGKKVDTKGGSPSCKVCGKGHKGECRFKDKPCPICNKTGHTASLCPGKVSVCYKCYQPGHKKSECPDLVGKRDAKESPTEAPKAKARSFQLTAAEAKTEPDVVSEVEIGDNKSFIVCDVCRGCKLSIDDEEYLIDLIRMSMGEFQVVVGMDRLAQHHAKVVCFRKEIKLTSPSGKHVTIYGEKGGNPIVCSMLKAHKLMKRGCKGFMIYANEPGKELLRIGDEPVVRDFEDVFLDDLPGMPPEREVEFGIELIPGAKPADRMLNQEIKLGMMLRNAHS; encoded by the exons atgtctGATGGAAACGATGATAATCCGGTGCAAacaagcaccgaacaaatgaaagaaatAATTGCCGAAGAAGTAGGGAAGGCAATGGAAGGTAGTCTATCCGGGTTTATAGACAAGATTCAAAGCACGGTATTGTCGCTTGTTGAAGAGCGAGTTAAAAGGTTGGAGGATACTGTCAACCTTATGAAAGACAAAACTGGAGAACGTAAAGGGTGCTCATACAAAGAattcatggcgtgtaaaccgccaatctaTAACGGGGAAGTCGACCCAATAATTTGCCAAAGATGGTTGAGTGATGTCGAAGGAGTGTTTGAACGAACCCACTGTGACGTGGGTGACTTTGTTGCTTACGGAACTGGCCAATTGAGAAatcaagccaaggattggtgggacaatAAGAAGAGAGAGATCGGAGCCGAAGCGGCAAGGGTTATGACTTGGGATGAGTTTAAGGTGCCGTTCCTTAAACACCATAGCCCCAAGGCAGTTATCAACAGGATCAAAGAGGAATTTATCCAGTTAAGACAAAGGAGGGAATCAATTGACAAGATCACGAGCATCTTCATGGATAAGTTGAGGTTTTGTGACGAGCTACTCACCACTGAAGAGCAGAAGATATATTATTATTACAACATGTTAAGTGCTGAAtatagggagtttatgactccttcaaaatacgagacccttaccgaaaTCATTAACGTTGCACAGGAACGGGAAATTGAGTTGAAGAAGCAAGTCGAAAGAGGTGAGCGAAGGGCACAtgatgtgaatccaagccctacaaagaaagcCCGAACGGGAGAGTCGGGAAAGAAGGTGGATACTAAGGGTGGGTCGCCAAGTTGTAAAGTGTGCGGGAAGGGGCACAAAGGGGAGTGTCGGTTCAAAGACAAGCCATGCCCCATATGCAATAAGACGGGGCACACGGCCTCGCTATGCCCGGGAAAAGTCTCTGTTTGTTACAAATGTTATCAACCCGGCCACAAAAAGTCCGAATGTCCGGACTTAGTTGGAAAGAGAGATGCTAAAGAATCTCCAACAGAAGCTCCCAAAGCGAAGGCGAGATCCTTCCAACTTACCGCGGCTGAAGCGAAGACAGAACCcgatgtggtttcag aagttgaaataggggacaACAAAAGTTTTATAGTTTGCGATGTTTGTCGAGGCTGCAAATTAAGCATCGACGATGAAGAATACTTGATAGACCTAATCCGGATGTCAATGGGGgaatttcaagtagtcgttgggatggatCGGCTAGCCCAGCACCATGCAAAAGTCGTGTGTTTCCGTAAGGAGATAAAActaacatctccgagcgggaaacacgtcaccattTATGGCGAAAAAGGGGGCAACCCCATAGTGTGCTCgatgttgaaagctcacaagcttatGAAGCGAGGATGCAAGGGCTTCATGATATACGCGAATGAGCCCGGGAAAGAATTACTAAGAATTGGAGACGAACCCGTAGTGCGTGATTTTGAAGATGTATTTCTGGATGATTTACCGGGAATGCCGCCCGAGCGGGAGGTGGAGTTCGGGATCGAGCtgattccgggcgcaaaaccc gctgataggatgctgaATCAAGAAATCAAGCTAGGAATGATGCTTAGAAACGCACATAGTTAA